The Synechococcales cyanobacterium T60_A2020_003 DNA segment ACGGACTCTCAGTGATGAACCGCTCAAACACTTCTCCTAAAATCATGGCTCAAACGTGGGTGTTAGACGTTTAGCTTTTAGAATAGAAGCCCAAAAGCCACTGATAACAAGGATGATAGAAAATGTTAAGAAGCTCTCAAATGACCTTTAGAGGGCTGGCTCTATAAGCCTAATGAGGATGTTTCTAAAGGTTTAGGTTTTCCGTTCACACACTCTCTCGATACCCCCTATCTATTTGGGAGAATAGACAATGAGTTCAAGATTTATCAATAGACTGATTGACTTTGTTCAAGCCGAGTTCGGCCTCTCTAACGATGAAATTGGCGTTGTGCTACACTATGACGACTGTGCGACGCAGTTCCCCATGATTCTTTGGCAGTATGGCTTTATTACGGTCGAATAGCTTGATACCCTCTTTGACTGGCTCGAACATGCAACGGGTCGTTTTGTAGATGGATAAAGTGCTGCACTGAAGTTCTGGCTCATTAAGATAAATCGCCGCGAGACCGACTCGAACGTCAAA contains these protein-coding regions:
- a CDS encoding DUF2949 domain-containing protein; amino-acid sequence: MSSRFINRLIDFVQAEFGLSNDEIGVVLHYDDCATQFPMILWQYGFITVE